One genomic region from Lycorma delicatula isolate Av1 chromosome 9, ASM4794821v1, whole genome shotgun sequence encodes:
- the LOC142330513 gene encoding uncharacterized protein LOC142330513 isoform X2, whose amino-acid sequence MRRSDYCRLCTKLSSSNVHIFEERGHKLMLHLKILKHSGIVVTEHDPLPKYVCVVCVGKLDFVEKFFTDCQNAQVFFRRDQSWKLNVPSGSNGADCFLENTDRINNTVLIVDDEDDNDKADVNVRDPFDISITEILPHEVDDDCKITEVSVENIIENNAELQKGDGKGTFISNCDEFNKGTLDVKDVETNLEDCLIDDNVIVTSDDLSNKSQCDTESDERNSFSVSKISAVLEKVVTGDVPSQSNSVIDECSPDRGTSVLKISENVINEKEKFLGSSVLLDNRLDASSTIDRSSVCYIEDQNEKADSDDEVSCTQEEFEDDPENSNENSCFSDNGDSLLNVVNKSDVAYVDNTAVTSNIDLNMNDNDENPLNVINKLEVVDSNNKDVTSNIDLYLRNVEKLNMNNLMSESFSRYFDCAENILKGKCSIMPYFIKWPRPGISYRIGFKCFICTRYYYSRKAVIDHLYSHLKLICQFCGVVFRLKTNFKNHLLTKHYSELNNKKLRCSDCDEKFSDINLYLYHAQAHCDYYCGLCPYITKNPNSFLIHIKENHTEDKNNCNDCSLIYFDGEQSFKKHILNIKKEKHVCSSCGMIFHSEMFLKIHYEIYGMIHGSSSLFTEENSSKDNPCNEVKLMNNKEVIKYFQDILSKKIPLEKLQLSKKEVLGKNLSHGFECPFSSCKKVVGRIEERIFRHIQSHLLLICYKCYQLFKDTKRYVNHVQKHVSYSYFSCHICNNIKFDGVTQYISHVRDHICKRVCLHCFEIFSDRNERERHMSKYHKDKIRVSDKICDQCGKKLRDNRALQTHINSSHAIVKINLKKVCPICGKRKSSQCCSLESDVKEKEEFICAYCSKIFHNKLSLETHILAHMNEKRFVCKYCIDKKFNRITSLHKHVKDFHTERKWKCMVNDCSKSFTFKSALETHMKAAHKIGVLR is encoded by the exons GTTACTGAACATGATCCATTACCAAAATATGTATGTGTAGTTTGTGTTGGAAAGTtggattttgttgaaaaattcttCACAGACTGCCAAAATGCTCAGGTGTTCTTCAGAAGAGACCAGTCTTGGAAATTAAAT GTGCCAAGTGGTTCAAATGGTGCAGATTGTTTTCTGGAAAATACTGATCGTATAAATAATACGGTTTTAATTGTAGATGATGAGGATGATAATGATAAAGCTGATGTAAATGTGAGAGATCCTTTTGATATaagtattacagaaatattacctCATGAAGTTGATGATGACTGTAAAATAACTGAAGTTAGTGttgaaaatatcattgaaaataatgCTGAACTGCAGAAAGGTGatg GTAAAGGCACATTCATATCAAATTGTGATGAATTTAACAAGGGAACTTTGGATGTTAAAGATGTGGAAACAAATTTGGAAGATTGTTTGATTGATGATAATGTGATTGTTACAAGTGatgatttaagtaataaatctCAATGCGATACTGAAAGTGATGAACGTAATAGTTTTAGTGTTTCTAAAATTAGTGCTGTATTAGAAAAAGTAGTCACTGGTGATGTACCAAGTCAATCAAATTCGGTTATCGATGAATGCAGTCCTGATAGAGGTactagtgttttaaaaatatcagaaaatgtaattaatgagaAGGAGAAATTTTTAGGCAGCAGTGTACTTCTTGATAACAGATTAGATGCTAGTAGTACTATCGACAGAAGTAGTGTTTGTTATATCGAAGATCAAAATGAAAAGGCTGATAGTGATGATGAAGTGTCTTGTACACAAGAAGAGTTTGAAGATGATCCAGAAAATTCTAATGAGAATAGTTGTTTCAGTGATAATGGTGATAGTTTGCTAAATGTAGTTAACAAATCAGACGTTGCTTATGTTGATAATACAGCTGTAACTTCCAATATTGATCTGAATATGAA CGATAATGATGAGAATCCACTAAATGTAATTAACAAGTTAGAGGTtgttgatagtaataataaagatgTAACTTCCAATATCGATCTGTATTTGAG aaatgttgAAAAACTAAATATGAATAATCTAATGAGTGAATCATTCTCAAGATATTTTGATTGcgctgaaaatatattaaaaggaaaGTGTTCAATTATGCCTTATTTTATAAAGTGGCCACGTCCAGGTATTAGTTATCGTATTGGATTTAAATGCTTCATATGCACCAGATATTACTATTCTCGAAAAGCAGTAATAGATCATTTGTATAGTCATCTAAAGTTAATCTGTCAGTTTTGTGGTGTGGTTTTTagacttaaaactaattttaaaaaccatttactcACAAAGCATTATTCTgaattgaataacaaaaaattgaggtGTTCTGATTGTGATGAAAAATTTTCTGATATCAATTTATACTTATATCATGCACAAGCTCattgtgattattattgtggtCTCTGTCCGTATATAACAAAAAAcccaaacagttttttaattcatataaaagaaaatcacactgaagataaaaataactgtaatgacTGCTCGCTGATCTATTTTGATGGTGAACAATCATTTAAGAAACATATATtgaacattaaaaaggaaaaacatgtATGTTCATCCTGCGGAATGATATTTcattcagaaatgtttttaaaaatacattatgagATTTATGGAATGATTCATGGTTCTTCATCTTTATTTACTGAGGAAAATTCAAg caaGGATAATCCTTGTAATGAAGTTAAATTGATGAACAATAAAgaagtcataaaatattttcaagatatattaaGTAAGAAAATACCATTAGAAAAGTTACAGCTATCAAAAAAAGAAGTTCTAGGCAAAAATTTGAGTCATGGATTCGAATGTCCATTCAGTTCTTGCAAAAAAGTGGTTGGACGAatagaagaaagaatttttaggCACATTCAAAGTCATCTcttattaatttgttacaaatgttATCAACTTTTTAAGGATACTAAACGTTATGTAAACCATGTACAAAAACATGTCAGTTATTCATACTTTAGTTGTCACATATGCAACAACATTAAATTTGATGGTGTAACACAGTATATATCTCATGTTAGAGATCATATTTGTAAGAGAGTGTGTTTGCATTGTTTTGAGATATTTTCTGATAGAAATGAAAGGGAACGACACATGTCTAAGtatcataaagataaaataagagTATCAGATAAAATATGTGATCAGTGTGGTAAAAAGTTAAGAGACAATCGAGCTTTGCAAACCCATATAAATAGCAGCCATGCTATTGTAAAGATCAATTTGAAGAAAGTTTGTCCTATTTGCGGAAAACGTAAGAGTTCTCAATGTTGTTCCTTAGAAAGTGATGTTAAAGAAAAGGAAGAATTTATTTGTGCATATTGTTCTAAGATTTTTCATAACAAACTGTCATTAGAAACTCATATTTTAGCACATATGAATGAAAAACGTTTTGTATGTAAATATtgtatcgataaaaaatttaatagaataacttCATTACATAAGCATGTGAAGGATTTTCATACAGAAAGAAAGTGGAAGTGTATGGTTAATGACTGTTCAAAgtcttttacatttaaatcagCATTAGAAACTCATATGAAGGCAGCTCATAAAATAGGTGTGTTAAGATAA
- the LOC142330513 gene encoding uncharacterized protein LOC142330513 isoform X1 gives MRRSDYCRLCTKLSSSNVHIFEERGHKLMLHLKILKHSGIVVTEHDPLPKYVCVVCVGKLDFVEKFFTDCQNAQVFFRRDQSWKLNVPSGSNGADCFLENTDRINNTVLIVDDEDDNDKADVNVRDPFDISITEILPHEVDDDCKITEVSVENIIENNAELQKGDGKGTFISNCDEFNKGTLDVKDVETNLEDCLIDDNVIVTSDDLSNKSQCDTESDERNSFSVSKISAVLEKVVTGDVPSQSNSVIDECSPDRGTSVLKISENVINEKEKFLGSSVLLDNRLDASSTIDRSSVCYIEDQNEKADSDDEVSCTQEEFEDDPENSNENSCFSDNGDSLLNVVNKSDVAYVDNTAVTSNIDLNMNDNDENPLNVINKLEVVDSNNKDVTSNIDLYLRNVEKLNMNNLMSESFSRYFDCAENILKGKCSIMPYFIKWPRPGISYRIGFKCFICTRYYYSRKAVIDHLYSHLKLICQFCGVVFRLKTNFKNHLLTKHYSELNNKKLRCSDCDEKFSDINLYLYHAQAHCDYYCGLCPYITKNPNSFLIHIKENHTEDKNNCNDCSLIYFDGEQSFKKHILNIKKEKHVCSSCGMIFHSEMFLKIHYEIYGMIHGSSSLFTEENSSSKDNPCNEVKLMNNKEVIKYFQDILSKKIPLEKLQLSKKEVLGKNLSHGFECPFSSCKKVVGRIEERIFRHIQSHLLLICYKCYQLFKDTKRYVNHVQKHVSYSYFSCHICNNIKFDGVTQYISHVRDHICKRVCLHCFEIFSDRNERERHMSKYHKDKIRVSDKICDQCGKKLRDNRALQTHINSSHAIVKINLKKVCPICGKRKSSQCCSLESDVKEKEEFICAYCSKIFHNKLSLETHILAHMNEKRFVCKYCIDKKFNRITSLHKHVKDFHTERKWKCMVNDCSKSFTFKSALETHMKAAHKIGVLR, from the exons GTTACTGAACATGATCCATTACCAAAATATGTATGTGTAGTTTGTGTTGGAAAGTtggattttgttgaaaaattcttCACAGACTGCCAAAATGCTCAGGTGTTCTTCAGAAGAGACCAGTCTTGGAAATTAAAT GTGCCAAGTGGTTCAAATGGTGCAGATTGTTTTCTGGAAAATACTGATCGTATAAATAATACGGTTTTAATTGTAGATGATGAGGATGATAATGATAAAGCTGATGTAAATGTGAGAGATCCTTTTGATATaagtattacagaaatattacctCATGAAGTTGATGATGACTGTAAAATAACTGAAGTTAGTGttgaaaatatcattgaaaataatgCTGAACTGCAGAAAGGTGatg GTAAAGGCACATTCATATCAAATTGTGATGAATTTAACAAGGGAACTTTGGATGTTAAAGATGTGGAAACAAATTTGGAAGATTGTTTGATTGATGATAATGTGATTGTTACAAGTGatgatttaagtaataaatctCAATGCGATACTGAAAGTGATGAACGTAATAGTTTTAGTGTTTCTAAAATTAGTGCTGTATTAGAAAAAGTAGTCACTGGTGATGTACCAAGTCAATCAAATTCGGTTATCGATGAATGCAGTCCTGATAGAGGTactagtgttttaaaaatatcagaaaatgtaattaatgagaAGGAGAAATTTTTAGGCAGCAGTGTACTTCTTGATAACAGATTAGATGCTAGTAGTACTATCGACAGAAGTAGTGTTTGTTATATCGAAGATCAAAATGAAAAGGCTGATAGTGATGATGAAGTGTCTTGTACACAAGAAGAGTTTGAAGATGATCCAGAAAATTCTAATGAGAATAGTTGTTTCAGTGATAATGGTGATAGTTTGCTAAATGTAGTTAACAAATCAGACGTTGCTTATGTTGATAATACAGCTGTAACTTCCAATATTGATCTGAATATGAA CGATAATGATGAGAATCCACTAAATGTAATTAACAAGTTAGAGGTtgttgatagtaataataaagatgTAACTTCCAATATCGATCTGTATTTGAG aaatgttgAAAAACTAAATATGAATAATCTAATGAGTGAATCATTCTCAAGATATTTTGATTGcgctgaaaatatattaaaaggaaaGTGTTCAATTATGCCTTATTTTATAAAGTGGCCACGTCCAGGTATTAGTTATCGTATTGGATTTAAATGCTTCATATGCACCAGATATTACTATTCTCGAAAAGCAGTAATAGATCATTTGTATAGTCATCTAAAGTTAATCTGTCAGTTTTGTGGTGTGGTTTTTagacttaaaactaattttaaaaaccatttactcACAAAGCATTATTCTgaattgaataacaaaaaattgaggtGTTCTGATTGTGATGAAAAATTTTCTGATATCAATTTATACTTATATCATGCACAAGCTCattgtgattattattgtggtCTCTGTCCGTATATAACAAAAAAcccaaacagttttttaattcatataaaagaaaatcacactgaagataaaaataactgtaatgacTGCTCGCTGATCTATTTTGATGGTGAACAATCATTTAAGAAACATATATtgaacattaaaaaggaaaaacatgtATGTTCATCCTGCGGAATGATATTTcattcagaaatgtttttaaaaatacattatgagATTTATGGAATGATTCATGGTTCTTCATCTTTATTTACTGAGGAAAATTCAAg tagcaaGGATAATCCTTGTAATGAAGTTAAATTGATGAACAATAAAgaagtcataaaatattttcaagatatattaaGTAAGAAAATACCATTAGAAAAGTTACAGCTATCAAAAAAAGAAGTTCTAGGCAAAAATTTGAGTCATGGATTCGAATGTCCATTCAGTTCTTGCAAAAAAGTGGTTGGACGAatagaagaaagaatttttaggCACATTCAAAGTCATCTcttattaatttgttacaaatgttATCAACTTTTTAAGGATACTAAACGTTATGTAAACCATGTACAAAAACATGTCAGTTATTCATACTTTAGTTGTCACATATGCAACAACATTAAATTTGATGGTGTAACACAGTATATATCTCATGTTAGAGATCATATTTGTAAGAGAGTGTGTTTGCATTGTTTTGAGATATTTTCTGATAGAAATGAAAGGGAACGACACATGTCTAAGtatcataaagataaaataagagTATCAGATAAAATATGTGATCAGTGTGGTAAAAAGTTAAGAGACAATCGAGCTTTGCAAACCCATATAAATAGCAGCCATGCTATTGTAAAGATCAATTTGAAGAAAGTTTGTCCTATTTGCGGAAAACGTAAGAGTTCTCAATGTTGTTCCTTAGAAAGTGATGTTAAAGAAAAGGAAGAATTTATTTGTGCATATTGTTCTAAGATTTTTCATAACAAACTGTCATTAGAAACTCATATTTTAGCACATATGAATGAAAAACGTTTTGTATGTAAATATtgtatcgataaaaaatttaatagaataacttCATTACATAAGCATGTGAAGGATTTTCATACAGAAAGAAAGTGGAAGTGTATGGTTAATGACTGTTCAAAgtcttttacatttaaatcagCATTAGAAACTCATATGAAGGCAGCTCATAAAATAGGTGTGTTAAGATAA
- the LOC142330513 gene encoding uncharacterized protein LOC142330513 isoform X3, with product MRRSDYCRLCTKLSSSNVHIFEERGHKLMLHLKILKHSGIVVTEHDPLPKYVCVVCVGKLDFVEKFFTDCQNAQVFFRRDQSWKLNVPSGSNGADCFLENTDRINNTVLIVDDEDDNDKADVNVRDPFDISITEILPHEVDDDCKITEVSVENIIENNAELQKGKGTFISNCDEFNKGTLDVKDVETNLEDCLIDDNVIVTSDDLSNKSQCDTESDERNSFSVSKISAVLEKVVTGDVPSQSNSVIDECSPDRGTSVLKISENVINEKEKFLGSSVLLDNRLDASSTIDRSSVCYIEDQNEKADSDDEVSCTQEEFEDDPENSNENSCFSDNGDSLLNVVNKSDVAYVDNTAVTSNIDLNMNDNDENPLNVINKLEVVDSNNKDVTSNIDLYLRNVEKLNMNNLMSESFSRYFDCAENILKGKCSIMPYFIKWPRPGISYRIGFKCFICTRYYYSRKAVIDHLYSHLKLICQFCGVVFRLKTNFKNHLLTKHYSELNNKKLRCSDCDEKFSDINLYLYHAQAHCDYYCGLCPYITKNPNSFLIHIKENHTEDKNNCNDCSLIYFDGEQSFKKHILNIKKEKHVCSSCGMIFHSEMFLKIHYEIYGMIHGSSSLFTEENSSSKDNPCNEVKLMNNKEVIKYFQDILSKKIPLEKLQLSKKEVLGKNLSHGFECPFSSCKKVVGRIEERIFRHIQSHLLLICYKCYQLFKDTKRYVNHVQKHVSYSYFSCHICNNIKFDGVTQYISHVRDHICKRVCLHCFEIFSDRNERERHMSKYHKDKIRVSDKICDQCGKKLRDNRALQTHINSSHAIVKINLKKVCPICGKRKSSQCCSLESDVKEKEEFICAYCSKIFHNKLSLETHILAHMNEKRFVCKYCIDKKFNRITSLHKHVKDFHTERKWKCMVNDCSKSFTFKSALETHMKAAHKIGVLR from the exons GTTACTGAACATGATCCATTACCAAAATATGTATGTGTAGTTTGTGTTGGAAAGTtggattttgttgaaaaattcttCACAGACTGCCAAAATGCTCAGGTGTTCTTCAGAAGAGACCAGTCTTGGAAATTAAAT GTGCCAAGTGGTTCAAATGGTGCAGATTGTTTTCTGGAAAATACTGATCGTATAAATAATACGGTTTTAATTGTAGATGATGAGGATGATAATGATAAAGCTGATGTAAATGTGAGAGATCCTTTTGATATaagtattacagaaatattacctCATGAAGTTGATGATGACTGTAAAATAACTGAAGTTAGTGttgaaaatatcattgaaaataatgCTGAACTGCAGAAAG GTAAAGGCACATTCATATCAAATTGTGATGAATTTAACAAGGGAACTTTGGATGTTAAAGATGTGGAAACAAATTTGGAAGATTGTTTGATTGATGATAATGTGATTGTTACAAGTGatgatttaagtaataaatctCAATGCGATACTGAAAGTGATGAACGTAATAGTTTTAGTGTTTCTAAAATTAGTGCTGTATTAGAAAAAGTAGTCACTGGTGATGTACCAAGTCAATCAAATTCGGTTATCGATGAATGCAGTCCTGATAGAGGTactagtgttttaaaaatatcagaaaatgtaattaatgagaAGGAGAAATTTTTAGGCAGCAGTGTACTTCTTGATAACAGATTAGATGCTAGTAGTACTATCGACAGAAGTAGTGTTTGTTATATCGAAGATCAAAATGAAAAGGCTGATAGTGATGATGAAGTGTCTTGTACACAAGAAGAGTTTGAAGATGATCCAGAAAATTCTAATGAGAATAGTTGTTTCAGTGATAATGGTGATAGTTTGCTAAATGTAGTTAACAAATCAGACGTTGCTTATGTTGATAATACAGCTGTAACTTCCAATATTGATCTGAATATGAA CGATAATGATGAGAATCCACTAAATGTAATTAACAAGTTAGAGGTtgttgatagtaataataaagatgTAACTTCCAATATCGATCTGTATTTGAG aaatgttgAAAAACTAAATATGAATAATCTAATGAGTGAATCATTCTCAAGATATTTTGATTGcgctgaaaatatattaaaaggaaaGTGTTCAATTATGCCTTATTTTATAAAGTGGCCACGTCCAGGTATTAGTTATCGTATTGGATTTAAATGCTTCATATGCACCAGATATTACTATTCTCGAAAAGCAGTAATAGATCATTTGTATAGTCATCTAAAGTTAATCTGTCAGTTTTGTGGTGTGGTTTTTagacttaaaactaattttaaaaaccatttactcACAAAGCATTATTCTgaattgaataacaaaaaattgaggtGTTCTGATTGTGATGAAAAATTTTCTGATATCAATTTATACTTATATCATGCACAAGCTCattgtgattattattgtggtCTCTGTCCGTATATAACAAAAAAcccaaacagttttttaattcatataaaagaaaatcacactgaagataaaaataactgtaatgacTGCTCGCTGATCTATTTTGATGGTGAACAATCATTTAAGAAACATATATtgaacattaaaaaggaaaaacatgtATGTTCATCCTGCGGAATGATATTTcattcagaaatgtttttaaaaatacattatgagATTTATGGAATGATTCATGGTTCTTCATCTTTATTTACTGAGGAAAATTCAAg tagcaaGGATAATCCTTGTAATGAAGTTAAATTGATGAACAATAAAgaagtcataaaatattttcaagatatattaaGTAAGAAAATACCATTAGAAAAGTTACAGCTATCAAAAAAAGAAGTTCTAGGCAAAAATTTGAGTCATGGATTCGAATGTCCATTCAGTTCTTGCAAAAAAGTGGTTGGACGAatagaagaaagaatttttaggCACATTCAAAGTCATCTcttattaatttgttacaaatgttATCAACTTTTTAAGGATACTAAACGTTATGTAAACCATGTACAAAAACATGTCAGTTATTCATACTTTAGTTGTCACATATGCAACAACATTAAATTTGATGGTGTAACACAGTATATATCTCATGTTAGAGATCATATTTGTAAGAGAGTGTGTTTGCATTGTTTTGAGATATTTTCTGATAGAAATGAAAGGGAACGACACATGTCTAAGtatcataaagataaaataagagTATCAGATAAAATATGTGATCAGTGTGGTAAAAAGTTAAGAGACAATCGAGCTTTGCAAACCCATATAAATAGCAGCCATGCTATTGTAAAGATCAATTTGAAGAAAGTTTGTCCTATTTGCGGAAAACGTAAGAGTTCTCAATGTTGTTCCTTAGAAAGTGATGTTAAAGAAAAGGAAGAATTTATTTGTGCATATTGTTCTAAGATTTTTCATAACAAACTGTCATTAGAAACTCATATTTTAGCACATATGAATGAAAAACGTTTTGTATGTAAATATtgtatcgataaaaaatttaatagaataacttCATTACATAAGCATGTGAAGGATTTTCATACAGAAAGAAAGTGGAAGTGTATGGTTAATGACTGTTCAAAgtcttttacatttaaatcagCATTAGAAACTCATATGAAGGCAGCTCATAAAATAGGTGTGTTAAGATAA